A genome region from Labilibaculum antarcticum includes the following:
- a CDS encoding 4Fe-4S dicluster domain-containing protein, with translation MEKNAFIFNTNKCVGCMACVAGCSIENGTDLEVNWREVNCHNNLKHPSLPVFHFSLACNHCEDAPCMKNCPALAYTRDEKTGAIIHHAEACIGCKYCTWACPYDAPKFNENTKIVEKCNFCVDRISEGKRPACVEACPVGALEFGQKEITEEDLITPGFVNIGIKPSIQLIPLREEHTTPAIENLDAVEISIEKLESYLPKAESKVSLDKEWTLVLFTLAVAGLVSWQASFLFGFLEMKLMPFAIVSVLAIALTSLHIGKKLRMWRFILNLKGSWLSREIFSFSAFLGVTGLQIITDNQMIGFVAMAFGIFSLISVDRVYKFLKRKDGLVLHSGMVSLTGILFFACLADFPILIGLLILLKGSLYIGRKIIFLKKGIGYFLLLSGIRILCLFLPFFFYNLSGELAATISFLIIFTGEIIDRAEFYSESDVITPEKELNELPLIKP, from the coding sequence GTGGAAAAAAATGCATTCATATTTAACACGAATAAATGTGTTGGCTGTATGGCTTGTGTTGCCGGTTGTAGTATTGAGAACGGCACCGATTTAGAGGTGAATTGGCGCGAGGTAAACTGCCACAACAATTTAAAGCATCCCAGCTTGCCGGTCTTTCATTTTTCTTTGGCCTGCAATCATTGCGAAGATGCCCCGTGCATGAAAAATTGTCCGGCGCTGGCTTATACCCGCGATGAAAAGACCGGAGCCATCATTCATCATGCCGAAGCTTGTATTGGCTGTAAATATTGCACTTGGGCTTGTCCGTACGATGCCCCAAAATTTAATGAGAACACCAAGATTGTTGAGAAATGCAATTTTTGTGTCGATAGAATTTCTGAGGGGAAACGTCCGGCTTGCGTTGAGGCTTGTCCTGTTGGCGCCTTGGAATTCGGACAGAAAGAAATTACAGAAGAAGATCTTATTACGCCGGGTTTTGTCAATATCGGCATTAAACCATCCATTCAGCTGATTCCATTGCGCGAAGAGCATACAACACCAGCAATCGAAAATTTAGATGCGGTGGAAATTAGTATCGAAAAACTGGAAAGCTATCTGCCAAAAGCGGAATCGAAAGTGTCTCTTGATAAAGAATGGACCTTGGTACTCTTTACTTTGGCTGTTGCCGGATTGGTGAGTTGGCAGGCATCATTCCTGTTTGGCTTTCTGGAAATGAAATTGATGCCTTTTGCGATTGTTTCAGTATTGGCAATTGCGCTAACATCCCTTCACATTGGTAAGAAATTACGCATGTGGCGATTCATTTTGAATCTGAAAGGATCGTGGCTGAGTCGTGAAATTTTCTCCTTTTCAGCATTTCTTGGAGTAACGGGTCTGCAAATTATCACCGACAATCAGATGATTGGCTTTGTTGCTATGGCTTTTGGCATATTCAGTCTGATATCGGTAGATAGGGTCTACAAATTCCTCAAAAGAAAGGATGGATTAGTATTGCATTCGGGAATGGTAAGTTTAACAGGAATTCTGTTTTTTGCCTGTTTGGCCGATTTCCCTATCCTGATTGGTTTGCTAATTCTGCTGAAAGGAAGTTTGTACATTGGGAGAAAAATAATCTTCCTAAAAAAAGGAATTGGCTATTTCTTACTCCTTTCCGGTATCAGAATTCTTTGTCTGTTTTTGCCTTTCTTTTTTTACAATTTGTCGGGAGAATTGGCCGCCACAATTTCATTCCTGATTATTTTTACAGGAGAAATTATCGACAGGGCTGAATTCTATTCCGAATCGGATGTGATCACACCAGAGAAAGAATTGAATGAATTGCCCTTAATTAAGCCGTGA
- the rmuC gene encoding DNA recombination protein RmuC — translation MEILYIAIGIAKGLIIAWFIYRRKSGQQSALHREELLKQENSFINEKSELSHKLSVLEERTTNLLQEKTYINEAVSAERMKNENLTRSVSISATERKNLEERLTNQKQELADLQKKFTSEFENIAIKILKDNTKEFTSSNQKNMSDIMAPIKEKLMSFEKKVEETYDRELRDKISLKEEVKKLYELNSKISDEANNLTKALKGDVKKQGNWGEVVLERILERSGLTKGQEYDREVVMKNSEGQTIRPDVIIRLPEEKHVIVDSKVSLVAYERYVNSIGDVDAEKFQKEHIVSMKAHVKELADKHYQSSSSLNSPDFVLMFMPIESSFAMAVQYDQELFNFAWDNKIVIVSPSTLLATLRTIASIWKQEQQNHNVKEIAKQGGLLYDKFVGFVEDMIKLGKQMDTSKSSYQDAMKKLYDGSGNMVRRAENIRELGAKVKKRLPQTLIDKMNDTEAIVE, via the coding sequence ATGGAAATATTATATATCGCAATTGGAATAGCTAAAGGATTAATTATAGCCTGGTTTATCTACCGCAGAAAATCGGGTCAACAGTCAGCTCTGCATCGTGAAGAATTGTTGAAACAGGAAAATTCTTTTATCAACGAAAAGAGTGAACTTTCGCACAAGCTTTCCGTGCTGGAAGAACGAACTACTAATCTGCTACAAGAGAAAACATATATAAATGAAGCTGTGAGTGCGGAGCGTATGAAGAATGAGAATTTGACGCGCTCTGTTTCTATATCCGCCACCGAGCGAAAAAACTTGGAAGAACGCTTAACAAATCAAAAGCAAGAGTTGGCAGATCTTCAAAAGAAATTCACAAGCGAATTCGAAAATATTGCCATCAAAATACTAAAGGATAACACCAAAGAATTTACCAGCTCGAATCAAAAGAACATGAGTGATATCATGGCGCCTATCAAAGAAAAATTGATGTCGTTTGAAAAAAAGGTAGAGGAAACATACGATCGTGAACTTCGCGATAAAATCAGCCTGAAGGAAGAGGTGAAAAAGCTTTACGAACTGAATTCAAAAATTAGTGATGAAGCCAACAACCTTACCAAAGCTTTAAAAGGTGATGTGAAGAAGCAAGGAAATTGGGGCGAAGTAGTATTAGAAAGAATATTGGAGCGATCTGGTTTGACCAAAGGTCAGGAATACGACCGTGAGGTAGTGATGAAAAACAGCGAAGGACAAACCATTCGTCCTGATGTAATTATTCGTTTACCGGAAGAAAAACATGTCATAGTAGATTCCAAAGTATCACTGGTTGCATACGAGCGATATGTAAATTCAATTGGTGATGTTGATGCGGAGAAATTTCAAAAGGAACATATTGTTTCCATGAAAGCGCACGTAAAAGAATTAGCTGATAAACATTACCAAAGTTCGAGTTCTTTGAACTCTCCGGATTTTGTATTAATGTTTATGCCAATAGAATCATCCTTTGCCATGGCTGTTCAGTACGATCAGGAACTGTTTAACTTCGCTTGGGATAACAAAATAGTAATTGTGAGCCCTTCTACCTTATTGGCCACATTGCGCACCATTGCTTCCATCTGGAAACAGGAGCAACAAAACCACAATGTAAAGGAAATTGCCAAACAAGGTGGTTTGCTATATGACAAGTTTGTTGGATTTGTTGAGGATATGATTAAGCTGGGCAAACAAATGGACACCTCGAAAAGCAGCTATCAGGATGCCATGAAAAAACTGTACGATGGCAGCGGAAACATGGTTCGACGCGCTGAGAATATCCGCGAATTGGGTGCCAAGGTGAAAAAGAGATTGCCGCAAACTTTAATCGACAAAATGAACGATACGGAAGCAATTGTAGAATAA
- a CDS encoding trans-sulfuration enzyme family protein, giving the protein MKRLTIHKDTTMKKINASHTPLYREAGFNLQNSKRAKAAFTAEAENNHEPDDYIYSRYRNPTVVAVEKQIMELEGCNWALLVETGMAAIDVAVSVFQKGAETRPWLFFNEIYGGTNSFIDTVLIKRRNLDVHRFYAKEGLYDFEELERMLKEIQPEFLYFEAVSNPMLIVADVKRIMELAKQYKTKIIVDNTFGTPYLWKPLLDGADLVIHSVTKYLSGHGNITAGVVCGNDKELLKEALEYRKWAGHFLSPDDAYRLGTQLKSFELRFQKHCDNATELAEYMENHPEIEEVLYPGLESHPTRKEAVALFGDKGFGGMITFDIKGNSDEDKREKCNRFIAVLEETIPLVPTLGEVDTILLPVEPVWGAKYPLPGVIRLSVGIENINKLKGLIGEALANM; this is encoded by the coding sequence ATAAAGAGATTAACCATACATAAGGATACGACCATGAAAAAAATCAATGCATCGCACACGCCGCTTTACCGCGAAGCAGGCTTTAACCTACAAAATTCGAAACGAGCGAAAGCAGCTTTTACTGCCGAAGCGGAAAACAATCACGAACCAGATGATTATATCTATTCCAGATATCGTAACCCAACTGTTGTAGCGGTCGAGAAGCAGATTATGGAATTGGAAGGATGCAATTGGGCATTGTTGGTGGAAACAGGAATGGCGGCGATTGATGTTGCTGTATCAGTTTTTCAGAAAGGAGCAGAAACCCGCCCTTGGCTATTCTTTAATGAGATTTACGGAGGAACGAATTCATTTATAGATACGGTGTTGATCAAGCGCCGTAATTTGGATGTGCACCGCTTTTATGCGAAAGAGGGTTTGTACGATTTTGAGGAATTGGAGCGCATGCTCAAAGAAATTCAACCTGAATTTTTGTATTTCGAAGCCGTTTCGAATCCAATGTTGATTGTTGCTGATGTAAAACGCATCATGGAATTGGCCAAGCAATACAAGACTAAAATAATTGTCGACAATACTTTTGGAACGCCTTACTTGTGGAAACCACTCTTAGATGGTGCCGATTTGGTGATTCATTCGGTAACCAAATATTTGAGCGGACATGGAAACATTACCGCAGGAGTTGTTTGTGGAAACGATAAGGAACTACTGAAAGAGGCACTCGAATACCGAAAATGGGCGGGTCATTTCTTAAGTCCTGATGATGCCTACCGATTGGGAACACAGCTGAAAAGTTTCGAATTGCGGTTTCAGAAGCATTGCGATAATGCAACGGAATTGGCTGAATACATGGAGAATCATCCAGAAATAGAGGAGGTTTTATATCCTGGACTGGAATCTCATCCAACTCGAAAAGAAGCAGTGGCTTTGTTTGGCGATAAGGGTTTCGGTGGGATGATCACCTTCGATATCAAAGGAAACTCCGATGAGGACAAAAGAGAGAAATGCAATCGCTTTATCGCAGTTTTAGAAGAAACAATTCCATTGGTTCCTACTTTGGGAGAAGTAGATACTATTTTATTACCTGTGGAACCTGTTTGGGGCGCAAAATATCCATTGCCAGGGGTCATTCGATTATCTGTGGGTATTGAAAATATCAATAAGCTAAAAGGCTTGATTGGCGAGGCCTTGGCGAATATGTAA